Part of the Streptomyces sp. RFCAC02 genome is shown below.
ACGGACCAGGGCGCGGGCGCGGGTGCCTGCCTGGACGGCCACGTGTGCCTGTACGCGCACGACGACTACAACCGCAACGTTCTCGACGGGACGATCCTCCTCACGGACCAGGACGTTCCCGACCTGAACCGCTACCAGTTCAGCAACACCGCCCGGAGTGTCTACAACAACTCCGGCGTCGACGTCGTCCTCTACGACTACGTCGACTACGGCGGCAAGTCGCTGACGATCCGCCCCGGCACCGGCCGGACCCTGCCGGAGGGCTGGACCCGGACGGTCTCGTCCGTGGACGTCCTCAAGCGCGGCGGGGGCGGCCCCGTCTGACCGGCGGCGCACCCGAACCCCCGGCGGGCGGCGCCACGAGCACATCGCCGGGCACACCCCAAGCCTCCACACACCGAGAGGATCACCCCATGAAGCGCCTCGTGCGTTCCATCGCCCTGCTCGCCATGGCCATGCTGGCCGTGCCGGTCGCGGCCTCCCCCGCCCAGGCGGCACCCAACCCCAACCTCATCAGGAACGGCTGGTTCTCCGACCCGCACGTGAACGACCCGGGCTCGTTCGAGCGGCTGACCACCACCAACTACCGGGAGAAGCAGAACGGCTGGCGCGTCGAGCGCAACGACATCGACGTCTTCGGCACCCGGCTCGCGCAGTACGGACAGAGCCGGCAGGCCGCCAACCTCACCGGCTCGGCCCCTGGCATCCTCTCCCAGAACGTGACCGGCCTGGAGGAGGGCGAGCGGTACGTCGTCTCCTGGGAGACCTCGCCGGACACCTGGCCGGGCTGCGAGCGCAAGCCGGCCTCGGAGCAGGGCTTCTCCGTGTCGATCCCGCGCGTGGCGGGCAACAACTACACCCCCTTCGGCCAGCCCGGGAACTACACGACGCAGTCGCTGGAGTTCACCGCCAACGACACCGAGGCGGAGCTCCAGATCATCTCCCAGTCGTCCAACAACTGGGCCGACTGCGGCGCGATGATCACCAACGTCCAGCTCCGCCGGGCCGGCTGACCTCCCCGCACGGAACGGCACACCGCGGCGGCGCCCCCGACCGGGCGCCGCCGCCCCTTCCTCCCACCCCACAGCAGACGGAGACACCCGTGCGCACCTCCTCCCGCCTGATCGCTCTCTCCCTCACCGCCGTGACGGGCGTGCTGCTCGGCGCCCCGCACGCGGCGGCGGCCCCGCCGAATCTCATCCGCAACGGCTGGTTCGCCGACCCCGTCGCACCGCCGGACAGCTTCGTCCGGGTCACCCAGGGGAACGACGAGCAGCTCGCCCCCTGGTCGGTCACCGACGGCAGCACCGATGTGTACGGCGATGCGCTCGCCGAGTACGGGCAGAACCGGCAGGCCCTGTCCCTCAACGGCTCGGGACCGGGCGCCGTCGAGCAGACGGTGCGGACCGAGTCGGGCACCACCTACACCCTGACCTGGTCCCATGTGCGCGACACGTGGACCAACCCCGCGTACGACCCCGAGGACCCCGGGTCGGGGCAGCCGGGTTGCCAGAGCAAACCCGCGAGTGAGCAGACCTACGCCGTCGGCGTCAGCGGGCAGCGGAGCGAGACCCGCCGGCCGGCGGACGAGCGCGGCCGGTGGGAGGACACCTCCCTCACGTTCACGGCGACCGGCGAGCGGACGACCGTACGGTTCTCGGCCGCTCCGTCGGACGGCCAGGACTACTGCGGTCCGCTGATCACCGGCGTGCAGGTGCGTGCCGACGCCAACTGACGTCGCGCTGCCCGGTGTTGCCCACAGCGGCGGATACCGGGCAGCGTCCTGTCGACGGCCGGCCCGGTCGGCAAATCCACACCATTCGGTGAAGCATGCCCACTCAGCGTTCCTATATTCGAACGTTTATTGCTTCTTCACAACGATGCGTTCCTCTCCGTAACCGCGGGGTTGCCCCCGGCACTTCCACGAGGTCAAGATCCGGCCCCCGGGTGATCACGCCCGTGCCCCGATGAGGGGGCGATCCTGAGAGGAAACGTCATGTCCCAGGCTCTGAGATGGCGGCGCATACGTACGGCCGCCGTCGGGTTGGCGGTGTGCGGTCTGCTGGCCACCGGGTGCGGCGGCTCGGACGACGAGGGCGGCAGCGGGGGCGGCGACGGCAATCGCCCCCTCGTCGTCTTCACGGGCGCGGCGGGTGACTTCCAGCGGAACTTCAACCCGTACTCGCCGACCAAGCTGGAGGGCGCGGGCACCATCTTCGAGTCCCTGTTCTTCCTGAACATTTCCCGCCAGGAGGACCCGGTGCCGCTGCTGGGCACCGAGTACTCCTGGAACGAGGACGGCACCGAGCTGTCGATCACCCTGCGGGAGGGGGTGACGTGGTCGGACGGCGAGGACTTCACCGCCGACGACGTGAAGTTCACGTTCGACATGATCCGGGACAACCCGTCGATCAACGGCATCGGCTTCGACGGCGAGACGACGGTCGTGGACCCGACCCACATCACCGTCGCCTTCGAGGACCCCTACTACCTCGACGCCGCGAACCTGCTGGGCCGCACCTGGATCGTGCCCGAGCACATCTGGAGCCAGATCGAGGACCCCGCGACCGACCCGATGAACGAGCCGGTCGGCACCGGCCCGTACACCCTGGGCGACTTCAAGCCGCAGGCGTTCGACCTCAACGCCAACGCCGACTACTGGGACGGCGCCCCCGCCGTCGAGACGATCCGCTCGGTGTCGCTGTCCGGTAACCAGGCCGGCGCCGACGCGCTGGCCGCCGGTGAGATCGACTGGATGACCAGCCCGGTCCCGAACCTCGACAAGGTCGAGGAGAACTACCCCGGTTACTCCGCCGTCATCGCCAACGCCTACCAGATCGTGCTGGGCGCCTGCTCCGACGCCGAGCAGGGCTGCGAGGGTCCCCAGACCGACCCGGCCGTCCGGCAGGCCATCTCCTACGCGATGAACCGCGAGCAGCTCAACGCCCTCGCGTTCCAGGGCGCCGCCGCCCAGGGGTCCGCCGGCTTCGGCCTGCCCGAGCGCGACTACATCTCCCCCGAGCTGGAGAACCAGACCACCCCGATGGACGCCGACGTCGAGAGCGCCACGCGGGTCCTGGAGGAGGCCGGCTGGGAGCGCGGGGACGACGGCGTCTACGAGAAGGACGGCGAGCGGCTCGCCCTCAGCGTCCGCGTCGTGTCCGGCTGGACCGACTACATCACGGCCGTCTCCACCATCGCCGAGCAGGTGAAGGAGGCCGGCATCGAGCTGACGGTGCAGCAGTCCTCGTGGAACGACTGGTCCGACGCGCGCGGCCGCGGTGACTACCAGCTCCTCATCGACTCGCTGGCCCCCGGCCCGACCGCCGACCCGTACTGGCAGTACGCCAACTTCTTCGCCGGCGCCAACACCGCGCCGGTCGGCGAGACCGCCAACACCAACTGGTCCCGCTACTCCAACCCGGACGTGGACGCGGCCGTCGCCGAGCTGAGCACCCTCGACCCGGCGGACTCGGCGGCCCGCGAGCCCCTGTTCGACACCATCCAGACCACGATCGAGCAGGACATGCCGTACATCCCGGTCCTGCTGAACAGCACGGTCAGCATCTGGAACGTCGAGGACTTCACGGGCTGGCCCGCCGAGGGCGAGCTGTACGTGTACCCGGCCCTGTGGCAGAGCCCGGACCAGGCGCAGGTCTACAAGAACCTGCAGCCCGCCGGCGGCGAATGACATGACACCCGGCGGGGCACCACGCCCCGCCGGCTCCTCTCCGGCACGTGACGGCGCCGTGCGGCGGGACCGGGTCCGGTCCCGCCGCACGGCGCTTCCCGTGCACCCCGCGCCGCTGCACGTCTTTTCGCATCGTCATCAGATCGCGGATTCCGGCGACCGTCCCGGCCCCCGGTGCCCCACGCTGTGGAGCACGGACGACGAGGCGCGAGGGGCGGTCATCACGATGGAAACCGGGGACGACAGGGGCGGAGCACCGGCGGAGCAGGCCGTTCTGCTCCTGGCCGGCATGGCCGATCTGGCGGTGGGCGCCGTCACCTCGGCCGTCGGGACACTGCGCGGCTTCCTCGGCCGCGCCGACACGGCGGGGCTCGCCGCCGACGCGCGGCACGACCTCACGGCGCGCGGGCGGCTCGCCCTCGACCGGTGGGCCACCGTGCCGCCCGCCCACCTGGAGATCCTCGCCCGGCGGGCCGCCGCCCGCGCCGATGACTGACCCGCACGGCACGGCGGCGTTCAAGAGCCGCGTCGACGGTGTCCTCGCGGACTTCCTCGCGCGGGAGACCGACGCCTTCCTCGCCGTCGACCCGGACCTCGCGCCGGTCGCCGAGCAGGTGCGGGCCGCCGCCGCGCACGGCAAACGGCTGCGCGCCGCGTTCTGCTACTGGGGCTGGCGCGCCGCGGGACAGCCCGACAGCGCCCCCCTCGTACGGGCCGCCGCCGCGATGGAACTCGTCCACGCCGCCGCGATCGTCCACGACGACCTCATCGACGACAGCCCCCTGCGCCACGGCCGGCCCACCGCGCACGTCGCCCTGCGCGCCGCGCTGCGCCGCCGCCCGCGCGCGGCGACCGCAGCCCGGTCCCTCGCCGTCCTGGTCGGGGACCTCCTGATGTCGCTGGCCGGGCAGCTCTTCGTCACCAGCGGGCTGCCGGGCGCCTACCTCGCCCGCGCCCGGCCCCTGTGGGCGGCGCTCGCCCGCGACCTGGTGGCCGGGGAGTGCCTGGAGATCCTGCGGACCGGCGCCGCCCCCGACACGGCGGAGTCGTTGCGGGTCATCCGCTACAAGACCGCCAAGTACACGGTCGAGCAGCCGCTGCTGATCGGCGGCGCGCTCGCCGGCGCCGGCACGCGGCTGCGCGACGGCTACTCGGCGTACGGGCTGCCCCTCGGCGAGGCGTTCCAGTTGCGGGACGACCTGATCGGCCTGTTCGGGGACCCCGCGGTCACCGGCAAGGCCAACCCGGACGACCTCCGTGCCCGGCGGCCGACCGCGCTGCTCGCCGAGACCTGGCGGGCCGCGGACGCGGCGGACCGCGCACTGCTGCGCGGCCTGCTGGGCCGCCGCCTCGACGACGCCGGCGTGGAGACCGTGCGCGGGATCATGCGGCGGCTGCGGGCGCCCGAATCGGTCGAGCGCATGATCACCGAGCGCGTCGGCGACGCCGTCCGCGCGCTGGACGGCATGGCCCTGTCCCCGCCGGCGGCCGAGGCCCTGACGTCCCTCGCCCACGCGGCGGCCGTACGGCAGCAGTGACCCGACACCACCCGCACGGCCCCGCCGGGCAGGACGAGGACGAGGAGACCGAGATGGACCGCACCGAGGAGCCGGTGGACGCACTGCGCCGGGCCGGCGACACGCTCGCCGACGCCACCGTCGCCACCCTGTTCGAACGCGGGGAGGTGGGGACGTTCAACACCCTGATGCGCCATGTGTCCACGGCCGGCTCGCCCCTGCCCGACGGGCTGCCGGACGTGGCGCGCGAGTACCTGGCCGCGACCGCCGCGCCGCCACCGTGGGTGGACTGGGACGTCATGGAGCGGGCCAGGCTCTTCTTCATCGACAACAACGTGCACATCTCCACCGCGCTGTCCTTCGCGTCCATGCCCGCCTGCTACCTCGTGCCGCACGTGGCGCGGCTCCTGTCGGCGACGCACGGGCTGAACTACCCGTCGAAGCGGATGGCGGAGACCGGCCAGTTCACCGTGCACCTGATGCGGCCGGACGCGTTCGAGGCGGGGAGCCGTTTCATCCCCGCGGCGCAGAAGGTCCGGCTGCTGCACGCCGCCATCCGCCACCACCTGGTGCGGGAGAACCGCTGGGACACCGCCCGCCTGGGCACGCCGATCTGCCAGGAGGACATGATCGGCGGCCAGATGTTCTTCTCGATGCTGGTGCTGGACAGCCTGCACCGGCTCGGCATCCACATGAGCACGGAGGGGGCCGAGGCGTACTACTACGCGTGGCGCGTCGTCGGCGCGATGCTCGGCGTCGACCAGGAGACCGTGCCCCGGGACCTCACGTCCGCCCGCGCGTTCCTCGACTCCTACATGGTCCGGTACATGGGGCCGAGCGAGGAGGGAGCGGTGCTGACGCGGCAGTTGATCGACCTGTACGAGGAAGTCGTTCCCGGCACGTTCTTCGACCCGATCGTGTCCGCTCTCATCCGCCATCTGATCGGCGACACGTGCGGTGACTGGCTGCAGGTGCCGCGCACCGCGTGGGACACGGTCGTGAAGGCCGTCCCGCACCTGCTGGGCGTCCTGGAGACGATCGAGGACCGCTCCCCGCTCGGCGCCTGGGCGCTGGACCGCATCGGCCACCTGACGACGGTGTTCGAGCTGTCCTCCCTGACGCGCGGCCGGGTGATGCACTACGCGATCCCCGAGCACCTGAAGAAGGACTTCGGCGTCTCCTCCTCGGTACCGCGCACCCGCCGCTGGACCCCTCCCCCGCCCTCGGCCGCCGCCTGAGGGAGCGGAATGTCCCGTCCCGCACCGGGTATCGGGGTCCGCGCAGGGTTTGCGCCGGTTCGCACCCCTGGGTTGACTGGGGACGCGGCCGGCCGACGCGGCCGGATGCCCGGCTGGGATGGGTGATGCGGATGTTCGGTGCACGGCACGCAGGCGGCCGGCGGACGGTGGGACCGGGGACGGTGGTCGTCGTCACCGGCGCGAGCGCGGGGGTCGGGCGGGCCGCCGCGCGGGCGTTCGGCGCGCGGGGCGCGAGCGTCGCGCTGCTGGCGCGCGGGGAACGCGGTCTTGACGCCGCCGCCGACGAGGTGCGGGCGGCCGGCGGCGAGGCCATGACCGTCCCCGTGGACGTGGCCGACGCGCAGGCCGTGGACGCGGCCGCCGACCGGGTGACCCGCGCGTACGGCCGGATCGACGTCTGGGTGAACGCCGCCTTCACGACCGTGTTCGCGCCCGTCACCGAGGTCAGCCCCGAGGAGCTGCGGCGGGCCACCGAGGTCACCTACCTGGGGTCCGTGCACGGCATCCGGGCGGCGCTGCGGCGGATGACCGGGCAGCCGGACGGCGGGACGATCGTGCAGGTCGGCTCCGCGCTGGCGTACCGCAGCGTGCCGCTGCAGAGCACGTACTGCGGCGCGAAGAGCGCCATCCGCGGCTTCTTCGACTCCCTGCGCTGCGAGCTGCGGCACGACCGCAGCCCGGTGCGTCTCACGATGGTGCAGCTACCCGGCCTCGACACGCCGCAGTTCAGCTGGGTGCTGTCCCGGATGGACGGCCATCCCCGGCCCGTCGCGCCGGTGTACGCGCCGGAGGTCGCGGCGCGCGGCATCGTGTACGCCGCCTGCCATCCCCGCCGGCGGGAGTACTGGGTCGGCGGCTCGACCGTCGCGACCCTCATCGGCAACCGGCTGGCGCCCGCGCTGCTGGAGCGCTACCTCGCGCGGACCGGGTACGGCTCCCAGCAGACCGGCGAGCCGCGCCCCGCCGACGCCCCGACGGCGCTGTGGGAGCCCGCCGACGGGCCGGACGGCACGGACTACGGCGCGAACGGCGTCTTCGGCGGCGAGGCCCGGCACCGCAGCGCCCAGCTGTGGCTGTCGCGGCACCGCCGCCGGCTGGCCGGCGCCGGCGCCCTGGCCGCCCTCGGGGCGGGGGCGCTGGCGGCCGTGCGCCGTCAGGGGTAGGAGGTGTCCTGGACGCCGACCGGGGCGCCCATCCCCTCCTGGAGCGATTCGAGCAGCTCCTCCAGGTCACGCCCCTCGGGCTCCGCCAGGAAGGCGTTGACGGCCGCGTGGACGTCCACCGTCGCGTCCGGGTCCTCCGTGTCGTATCCACCGATGAGGAAGCGGGCGAAGGTGGGCGATGCGGGGTCCTCGTCGAGCACCCAGCCGCCGCCGACGTCGCTGAACATGTACTCGGCGCAGTAGGCCGTCAGCAGCAGGTCGAAGCGCTCGTAACCGGCCGCCTCGAACGCGGTCAGGTCCTCCATCTCGCTGATGACGCTCATGTGCATCAGGATGTGGCTCGGCTTCTCCAGGACGACCTCGGGCGGGTCGAAGCGGGCCAGCCGGCCGAGGTGGACGACGAGTTCCCGGCTCATCCCGGCCATGACCGGCGCGAACTCCGCGCGCTCCGCGCGGACGCGGGCCACGGCCTCGGGGGTCAGCGGATCGGGCAGTGGCTCTTCCGGGTCGAACGGGTACGCCATGGACGTGCTGCTCCTGGGACGTGGGGCGGGACGGCGCGAACCGAAGTTCGTCACGCTGCGCCGACCCTACCCCTGAGCCGTGACCCGGCGTGCCGTGCCGCCGCTACTCGCCCCGGCCGCGGCCCGGCAGGTGCGCGGCGGCCTCGGCGAGCTTCTGCCGCATGCCGCGCCCGGCGATCCCGGGGCCTCGGGGTCCCGCATCATCGCCTTGGCGGCCTTCTTGCCCTGCTCGGCCATGATGTGCGGCGGGATCGGCGCGATCTCCTGGTCGACCTTGAACTCCAGGACGACCGGCCGGTCGCACGACAGCGCCTCGTCC
Proteins encoded:
- a CDS encoding peptidase inhibitor family I36 protein → MKGRLRLAACTAGLLAAVTAGSATAAQPMATWTDQGAGAGACLDGHVCLYAHDDYNRNVLDGTILLTDQDVPDLNRYQFSNTARSVYNNSGVDVVLYDYVDYGGKSLTIRPGTGRTLPEGWTRTVSSVDVLKRGGGGPV
- a CDS encoding DUF642 domain-containing protein, with product MKRLVRSIALLAMAMLAVPVAASPAQAAPNPNLIRNGWFSDPHVNDPGSFERLTTTNYREKQNGWRVERNDIDVFGTRLAQYGQSRQAANLTGSAPGILSQNVTGLEEGERYVVSWETSPDTWPGCERKPASEQGFSVSIPRVAGNNYTPFGQPGNYTTQSLEFTANDTEAELQIISQSSNNWADCGAMITNVQLRRAG
- a CDS encoding DUF642 domain-containing protein, with the protein product MRTSSRLIALSLTAVTGVLLGAPHAAAAPPNLIRNGWFADPVAPPDSFVRVTQGNDEQLAPWSVTDGSTDVYGDALAEYGQNRQALSLNGSGPGAVEQTVRTESGTTYTLTWSHVRDTWTNPAYDPEDPGSGQPGCQSKPASEQTYAVGVSGQRSETRRPADERGRWEDTSLTFTATGERTTVRFSAAPSDGQDYCGPLITGVQVRADAN
- a CDS encoding ABC transporter substrate-binding protein yields the protein MSQALRWRRIRTAAVGLAVCGLLATGCGGSDDEGGSGGGDGNRPLVVFTGAAGDFQRNFNPYSPTKLEGAGTIFESLFFLNISRQEDPVPLLGTEYSWNEDGTELSITLREGVTWSDGEDFTADDVKFTFDMIRDNPSINGIGFDGETTVVDPTHITVAFEDPYYLDAANLLGRTWIVPEHIWSQIEDPATDPMNEPVGTGPYTLGDFKPQAFDLNANADYWDGAPAVETIRSVSLSGNQAGADALAAGEIDWMTSPVPNLDKVEENYPGYSAVIANAYQIVLGACSDAEQGCEGPQTDPAVRQAISYAMNREQLNALAFQGAAAQGSAGFGLPERDYISPELENQTTPMDADVESATRVLEEAGWERGDDGVYEKDGERLALSVRVVSGWTDYITAVSTIAEQVKEAGIELTVQQSSWNDWSDARGRGDYQLLIDSLAPGPTADPYWQYANFFAGANTAPVGETANTNWSRYSNPDVDAAVAELSTLDPADSAAREPLFDTIQTTIEQDMPYIPVLLNSTVSIWNVEDFTGWPAEGELYVYPALWQSPDQAQVYKNLQPAGGE
- a CDS encoding polyprenyl synthetase — translated: METGDDRGGAPAEQAVLLLAGMADLAVGAVTSAVGTLRGFLGRADTAGLAADARHDLTARGRLALDRWATVPPAHLEILARRAAARADD
- a CDS encoding polyprenyl synthetase family protein — translated: MTDPHGTAAFKSRVDGVLADFLARETDAFLAVDPDLAPVAEQVRAAAAHGKRLRAAFCYWGWRAAGQPDSAPLVRAAAAMELVHAAAIVHDDLIDDSPLRHGRPTAHVALRAALRRRPRAATAARSLAVLVGDLLMSLAGQLFVTSGLPGAYLARARPLWAALARDLVAGECLEILRTGAAPDTAESLRVIRYKTAKYTVEQPLLIGGALAGAGTRLRDGYSAYGLPLGEAFQLRDDLIGLFGDPAVTGKANPDDLRARRPTALLAETWRAADAADRALLRGLLGRRLDDAGVETVRGIMRRLRAPESVERMITERVGDAVRALDGMALSPPAAEALTSLAHAAAVRQQ
- a CDS encoding oxygenase MpaB family protein, with amino-acid sequence MDRTEEPVDALRRAGDTLADATVATLFERGEVGTFNTLMRHVSTAGSPLPDGLPDVAREYLAATAAPPPWVDWDVMERARLFFIDNNVHISTALSFASMPACYLVPHVARLLSATHGLNYPSKRMAETGQFTVHLMRPDAFEAGSRFIPAAQKVRLLHAAIRHHLVRENRWDTARLGTPICQEDMIGGQMFFSMLVLDSLHRLGIHMSTEGAEAYYYAWRVVGAMLGVDQETVPRDLTSARAFLDSYMVRYMGPSEEGAVLTRQLIDLYEEVVPGTFFDPIVSALIRHLIGDTCGDWLQVPRTAWDTVVKAVPHLLGVLETIEDRSPLGAWALDRIGHLTTVFELSSLTRGRVMHYAIPEHLKKDFGVSSSVPRTRRWTPPPPSAAA
- a CDS encoding SDR family oxidoreductase — encoded protein: MFGARHAGGRRTVGPGTVVVVTGASAGVGRAAARAFGARGASVALLARGERGLDAAADEVRAAGGEAMTVPVDVADAQAVDAAADRVTRAYGRIDVWVNAAFTTVFAPVTEVSPEELRRATEVTYLGSVHGIRAALRRMTGQPDGGTIVQVGSALAYRSVPLQSTYCGAKSAIRGFFDSLRCELRHDRSPVRLTMVQLPGLDTPQFSWVLSRMDGHPRPVAPVYAPEVAARGIVYAACHPRRREYWVGGSTVATLIGNRLAPALLERYLARTGYGSQQTGEPRPADAPTALWEPADGPDGTDYGANGVFGGEARHRSAQLWLSRHRRRLAGAGALAALGAGALAAVRRQG